The Pseudomonadota bacterium genome segment TTAATGCTCTAAGAAGATATTGATTTGCAAGCTCAATTTGCAATGAATTATCTTCTTGACGACATAGTTCCGAAAACAAAAAATAATACTGTCTATTCTCACTTAAAAAGTTCTCTATGTAGTCTCTTTGAGAAGGCGAACCTTTCTGATGATGGATAAGAAGGAGATTCGATAAAAGTTTAGATGTCTCTTCTGTATAATATTCAAAAGGAAGCTCTTGTAAAATTTCTATAGCCTCCGCATAAAATTTTTCTGTCAAGGAAAGCTCCGGGGTATCTGCTGCTTCAGCTAAAGAAGATTGAGGATGCGCATTAATTTCTTGAAGTTCTTCAAGAGCACTTTGAAGAGCTTCAGAAAGATCTATGTTTTCAGCTTTTGATTTGGTCCCTAAGACTGCTGTAGCTGTGCTGTTTCTGGATTCGGATGTATCCAAAGAATGCGCTGTTCTAATTTTCTCAAATTGATCTCGAATCTTCCGAAGAGCGGCTGGAATATTTTCTTCTCCAGAATAATGTGTCTCATAAAGTTCTTGAAGTGTTTCTCTCATTTGTTCAGCAGCATTTTTATCGCCTCTACCATTATTAAAACTATGCCTAAAATACTTTAATGCTTTTTCTAAATTACGTTTTCCTTTTTTTTGTCTCAGAATATTTCCGCAATTAAATTGTGCAACAGGATATCCATCTTCTCCGTTTGCGGCTTCACTATAAAGCCTAAAAGCTTCTTTAAGATCTTGAGGAAACCCATGGGATCCTTGCTCAAAATAATATCCTATTGTGCATAAAGCAGGCTTATGACCATGTGCCGCAAACCAATGAACCATTCTATCTCCTTCTTCTTCTGAAGATAAGAACCCTCCTTCTAAATAAGGAAAGAGGGCATCTCCATTTCCATGAAATAAAGCCATCTTAAGATAGTTTTTAGCCATAGCTTTATTATGAGGACGAACGAATTGATATATTCTCCAATAGATATTAGACTCATTTCCATCTTGCTGAAGCTCTCTTAATAAAGATAAGAAAGCATCCCCTTGGTTTCCAACCATTTTGTTTAAATTGCTTTTAGAGATCTGGTGGGCAAT includes the following:
- a CDS encoding sel1 repeat family protein, with translation MSLKKYIFAFLFFMPFTLCYGMNTFRQGMTMFEEGNFEGAKSTLCPLARKGNVLAQAYIEEAENLLQTPRELRFKSKKPFGAMSAKERAYVAPAEEWVKASVMLLMYRGTSLTIPKDANNARKKIKLLMTNDRMNANAWCVAAEMNAASKDKSFDNALFQGEYRIAHQISKSNLNKMVGNQGDAFLSLLRELQQDGNESNIYWRIYQFVRPHNKAMAKNYLKMALFHGNGDALFPYLEGGFLSSEEEGDRMVHWFAAHGHKPALCTIGYYFEQGSHGFPQDLKEAFRLYSEAANGEDGYPVAQFNCGNILRQKKGKRNLEKALKYFRHSFNNGRGDKNAAEQMRETLQELYETHYSGEENIPAALRKIRDQFEKIRTAHSLDTSESRNSTATAVLGTKSKAENIDLSEALQSALEELQEINAHPQSSLAEAADTPELSLTEKFYAEAIEILQELPFEYYTEETSKLLSNLLLIHHQKGSPSQRDYIENFLSENRQYYFLFSELCRQEDNSLQIELANQYLLRALKERDPAALLRISIMSVPEFEQLAVTLKDFEQYGILFLSEE